One genomic window of Synergistes jonesii includes the following:
- a CDS encoding molybdate ABC transporter permease subunit → MPAALWFARSRSFAAKAAAFLVTLPLVFPPIALGYMLLVLLGRNGVIGSPLAEHLGVRLVFTRAAVALSAFVAGLPLFVRPVQAAFGSAAIIRFEEASRVLGCGPVKTFFFVTAPLAKKSILGGLLLSVTRAAGEVGITMMLGGNIAGRTNTLSLEIFNCVSRGDFDEAASLCAILAMLGLAAYAALERLQKER, encoded by the coding sequence CTGCCCGCCGCGCTGTGGTTCGCGCGTTCGCGTTCCTTCGCCGCGAAGGCCGCGGCCTTCCTCGTCACGCTGCCGCTCGTCTTCCCGCCGATCGCGCTGGGCTATATGTTGCTCGTGCTGCTCGGAAGGAACGGCGTTATTGGCTCTCCGCTCGCTGAGCATCTGGGCGTGCGCCTCGTCTTCACGCGCGCGGCCGTCGCGCTCTCCGCCTTCGTCGCGGGGCTGCCGCTTTTCGTGCGCCCAGTGCAGGCGGCGTTCGGCTCTGCTGCTATAATAAGGTTTGAGGAGGCGTCGCGCGTCCTCGGCTGCGGTCCCGTGAAAACATTTTTCTTCGTCACGGCGCCGCTCGCGAAAAAGAGCATTTTAGGCGGGCTGCTGCTTTCCGTCACGCGCGCCGCGGGCGAGGTCGGCATCACGATGATGCTCGGAGGAAACATCGCCGGACGGACGAACACTCTATCGCTTGAGATATTCAACTGCGTTTCGCGCGGCGATTTCGACGAAGCTGCCTCCCTATGCGCGATACTCGCCATGCTGGGCCTTGCCGCGTACGCCGCGCTGGAGAGACTTCAAAAGGAGAGATGA
- the cas2 gene encoding CRISPR-associated endonuclease Cas2, with translation MILVSYDISDDKLRTKFFKYISKFGHRLQYSVFEIDNSEKILSNIQAEITHKFEPKFSQSDSVMIFRLSKTCEIIRMGYAKNDESDIIVV, from the coding sequence ATGATACTTGTCAGTTATGATATTTCAGACGACAAGCTGCGGACAAAATTTTTCAAGTATATCTCAAAGTTCGGACACAGGCTGCAATATTCTGTTTTTGAAATCGACAACAGCGAAAAAATACTGTCGAATATCCAGGCGGAAATCACACACAAATTTGAACCGAAATTTTCCCAGAGTGACAGTGTGATGATATTCCGCCTTTCAAAAACTTGTGAAATTATCAGAATGGGCTATGCTAAAAATGATGAGTCCGATATAATAGTGGTGTGA
- the pruA gene encoding L-glutamate gamma-semialdehyde dehydrogenase — MNNAVMKFAKPSNEPSRSYCVGSAERKLLKEAIKKIESEVAEIPLVINGEMVFTGDKGKVVMPHDHAHVLAVYHKAGAKDMRRAVEAANGAHKSWGTVPWTERAAIVLKIAELIDKKYRYILDAATMMGQSKTAWQAEIEAASETIDYLRYGAHCMTEIYSEQPSSEEGVINHIEYRPLEGFVYAVSPFNFTAIAANLPMAPVMMGNTVVWKPATTSLLSSWYLMKIFMEAGVPAGVLNFMPGPGSVGSGVVLASKELAGIHFTGSTQVFNSFWKGVADNLSLYRSYPRIVGETGGKDFVFIHNSADIKAAAAAILRGAFEYQGQKCSATSRAYVPASRWDELYAEFKSMMAEVKVGDPRDFRNFVNAVIDESSFDNCMEYLNYAKSAHDAEILFGGAGDKSVGYFVQPTIIKTTDPRFRTMEEEIFGPIVTLYVYDDDKYEETLKLCNETSPYGLTGSVFCTEREALAKADDILRYAAGNFYINDKTTGASVGLQPFGGSRGSGTNDKAGSKFNLMRWCSPRTVKENLLPPHDFKYPFMREE; from the coding sequence ATGAACAATGCAGTTATGAAATTTGCCAAGCCGAGCAACGAGCCTTCCCGGAGCTACTGCGTGGGCAGCGCCGAGAGGAAGCTGCTCAAAGAGGCTATCAAAAAGATCGAATCCGAGGTCGCGGAGATCCCACTCGTAATCAACGGCGAAATGGTATTCACCGGAGACAAAGGGAAGGTCGTGATGCCTCACGACCACGCGCACGTACTGGCCGTCTACCACAAGGCCGGAGCGAAGGATATGCGACGCGCGGTCGAGGCGGCGAACGGCGCGCATAAAAGCTGGGGCACAGTGCCGTGGACTGAGCGCGCCGCTATAGTGCTGAAAATAGCCGAATTGATCGATAAAAAGTACCGCTATATCCTGGACGCGGCGACGATGATGGGACAGAGCAAGACGGCGTGGCAGGCGGAGATCGAAGCTGCGAGCGAGACTATCGACTACTTACGCTACGGCGCGCACTGCATGACGGAGATATACAGCGAGCAGCCGAGTTCGGAGGAAGGCGTCATCAACCACATCGAATACAGGCCACTCGAAGGCTTCGTCTACGCCGTATCCCCCTTCAACTTCACCGCGATCGCGGCGAACCTGCCGATGGCCCCCGTGATGATGGGCAACACGGTCGTCTGGAAGCCCGCGACGACTTCGCTGCTCTCGAGCTGGTATCTGATGAAAATATTCATGGAAGCCGGGGTGCCGGCCGGCGTGCTGAACTTCATGCCGGGGCCGGGCTCCGTCGGGAGCGGCGTCGTGCTCGCGAGCAAAGAGCTCGCGGGAATCCACTTCACCGGCTCGACGCAGGTTTTCAACAGCTTCTGGAAGGGCGTCGCCGATAATCTTTCGCTATACCGTTCGTATCCGCGCATCGTAGGCGAGACGGGCGGCAAGGACTTCGTATTCATCCACAACTCCGCCGACATCAAAGCGGCGGCGGCCGCGATACTCAGGGGCGCCTTCGAGTATCAGGGACAGAAGTGCTCCGCGACGTCGCGCGCGTACGTCCCCGCGAGCCGCTGGGATGAACTCTACGCCGAATTCAAGTCGATGATGGCCGAGGTCAAGGTCGGCGACCCGCGCGACTTCCGCAACTTCGTCAACGCCGTCATCGACGAAAGCTCGTTCGACAACTGCATGGAGTATCTCAATTACGCGAAGAGCGCGCACGACGCCGAGATACTTTTCGGAGGCGCGGGCGACAAGAGCGTAGGCTACTTCGTGCAGCCGACGATCATCAAGACGACGGATCCCCGCTTCCGTACGATGGAAGAGGAGATATTCGGCCCGATCGTCACCCTATACGTTTACGACGACGACAAATACGAAGAGACGCTGAAGCTTTGCAACGAGACTTCGCCCTACGGCCTTACCGGCTCCGTTTTCTGCACGGAGCGCGAGGCGCTCGCGAAGGCGGACGACATATTGAGGTACGCTGCCGGCAACTTCTACATCAACGACAAGACGACGGGCGCCAGCGTAGGGCTCCAGCCCTTCGGCGGATCGAGGGGATCCGGCACGAACGACAAGGCTGGCAGCAAATTCAATCTGATGCGCTGGTGCTCGCCGAGGACGGTAAAGGAAAACCTTCTTCCTCCGCATGATTTCAAGTATCCCTTCATGCGCGAAGAATAA
- the cas4 gene encoding type V CRISPR-associated protein Cas4, which yields MDDIILFSQLNDFIFCPISIYFHNLYGKMDTMLFQNTDQINGTNAHEAIDKGRYSTKKKILQGASLYCERYRLCGKLDTFDIDKGILTERKKKITTVYDGYIFQLYAQYFSLTEAGYAIRQIRLYSLDDNKVFQVKAPNEDTEMLARFENTIKALREFQPEGFIQTNTAKCGRCIYEPACDRSALAQ from the coding sequence ATGGACGATATAATCCTATTTTCTCAGCTTAACGACTTCATATTCTGCCCTATTTCCATATACTTTCATAACCTTTACGGGAAGATGGACACAATGCTTTTTCAGAACACCGACCAAATCAACGGGACAAACGCGCATGAGGCGATAGACAAAGGGAGATATTCCACAAAAAAGAAGATACTTCAAGGCGCCTCCCTGTACTGCGAACGCTACCGGCTCTGCGGCAAACTCGACACGTTCGACATTGACAAAGGTATTCTGACCGAACGCAAAAAGAAAATAACGACTGTATACGACGGCTACATCTTTCAGCTTTACGCGCAGTATTTTTCTCTGACGGAAGCAGGATATGCAATCAGGCAGATACGCCTCTACAGCCTTGACGACAACAAAGTATTTCAGGTAAAAGCGCCCAATGAAGATACCGAAATGCTTGCAAGGTTTGAAAATACGATCAAAGCTCTGCGCGAATTTCAGCCTGAGGGCTTTATTCAGACCAACACGGCAAAATGCGGGAGATGTATCTACGAGCCAGCATGCGATAGGAGCGCTTTGGCGCAATGA
- the modD gene encoding ModD protein, whose protein sequence is MFYISDRYLEELIQEDLQHMDLTVMAMGIEDAPGVVECSPKNDCVAAGVEEAARIFEKCGARAEIKRASGSALRAGEVCLSARGAAGALHACYKLAQNVMEYSCGIATRTAKMLEAARAVNPKIHIAVTRKHFPGAKALSLKAALAGGASPHRLGLSDSILAFAQHRVFSDDFFSLIPQMAAAFPEKKIEAEAEDAYEALSFLRAGADVVQCERFSPAELEAFVKEAREKFPRAIIAAAGGINASNAAEYAAAGADILVTSWVYFGKPEDIKMKFNRA, encoded by the coding sequence ATGTTCTACATTTCCGACAGATATCTTGAAGAGCTGATACAGGAGGACCTTCAACATATGGACCTCACGGTGATGGCGATGGGGATAGAGGACGCGCCCGGGGTCGTCGAATGCTCCCCAAAAAACGACTGCGTCGCGGCGGGCGTCGAGGAGGCCGCGCGCATCTTTGAAAAGTGCGGCGCCAGGGCCGAAATTAAAAGAGCCTCCGGCTCCGCGTTGCGCGCCGGCGAAGTCTGCCTCTCGGCCCGCGGCGCAGCCGGGGCGCTCCACGCGTGCTACAAGCTGGCGCAGAACGTGATGGAATATTCCTGCGGCATAGCGACGCGAACAGCCAAAATGCTCGAAGCTGCCCGCGCCGTGAATCCTAAAATCCACATCGCGGTGACGCGCAAGCATTTCCCCGGAGCTAAGGCCCTCTCGCTGAAAGCGGCCCTCGCCGGAGGTGCGTCGCCGCACCGCCTCGGGCTCTCCGATTCCATTCTCGCATTCGCCCAGCACCGCGTCTTCAGCGACGACTTCTTCTCGCTGATCCCCCAAATGGCCGCGGCGTTCCCCGAGAAAAAAATCGAAGCGGAAGCCGAGGACGCCTACGAAGCCCTCTCATTCCTCCGCGCCGGCGCCGACGTCGTGCAGTGTGAGCGCTTCTCTCCGGCCGAACTCGAGGCGTTCGTCAAAGAGGCGCGGGAAAAATTCCCGCGTGCGATCATCGCAGCGGCCGGCGGCATAAACGCGTCGAACGCGGCCGAGTACGCCGCGGCCGGCGCCGACATCCTCGTGACGTCATGGGTCTACTTCGGGAAGCCCGAGGACATAAAAATGAAATTCAACAGAGCATAA
- a CDS encoding branched-chain amino acid transporter permease encodes MPADSYILSMTLVIAAVTMLTRFLPFILFRRKTPPAVIYLSGVLPYAIMGMLVVYCLKNVSLLAAPHGAPEALSLAVVVLLHRWKRNMLLSVLGGTLLYMWLVQSVFA; translated from the coding sequence ATGCCGGCTGATTCATACATCCTCTCGATGACGCTCGTGATAGCCGCGGTGACGATGCTGACGCGCTTCCTGCCTTTCATACTCTTTCGCAGAAAGACGCCTCCGGCGGTAATTTACCTGAGCGGCGTGCTGCCGTACGCGATAATGGGCATGCTCGTCGTCTACTGCCTTAAAAACGTTTCGCTTCTCGCCGCGCCGCACGGAGCGCCGGAGGCGCTGTCGCTCGCCGTGGTCGTCCTCCTACACAGGTGGAAGCGCAACATGCTCCTCTCGGTGCTGGGGGGGACGCTGCTCTACATGTGGCTCGTGCAGTCGGTATTCGCGTGA
- a CDS encoding AzlC family ABC transporter permease, with protein MEISEGTRKAFKYASRDTFPVMTAFLVLGAGYGVLMRSKGVGWAWPGVMSLLIFAGSMQFVAADLIASGASLLSAALMTLMVNFRHIFYGVSMLEKYKNTGARKPVLIFGLCDETFSLVCSADMPEEVNLKDYYLFVTLLDISYWVAGSFLGGLLGGALAFNAEGVDFAMTALFTVIFVEQWEGAKEHLPALTGLALSLLSLLLFGPANFLIPALLLIAAALSAERRLIERRAHDAG; from the coding sequence ATGGAAATTTCTGAGGGGACAAGGAAGGCTTTTAAATACGCGTCAAGGGACACGTTTCCCGTTATGACGGCGTTTCTCGTGCTCGGCGCAGGCTACGGGGTTCTGATGCGCAGCAAGGGCGTCGGCTGGGCGTGGCCGGGCGTTATGAGCCTCCTGATCTTCGCCGGCTCGATGCAGTTCGTCGCGGCGGACCTCATAGCGAGCGGCGCCTCCCTGCTTTCTGCCGCGCTTATGACGCTGATGGTGAACTTCCGCCACATCTTTTACGGCGTCTCGATGCTGGAAAAATATAAAAACACGGGCGCGCGAAAGCCCGTGCTGATATTCGGGCTTTGCGACGAGACCTTCTCTCTCGTCTGCTCCGCAGATATGCCTGAGGAAGTCAACCTGAAGGATTACTACCTCTTCGTTACGCTGCTCGACATATCCTACTGGGTGGCGGGCAGCTTCCTCGGCGGCCTGTTGGGCGGCGCGCTCGCCTTCAACGCTGAGGGCGTCGACTTTGCGATGACGGCGCTCTTCACGGTGATATTCGTCGAACAGTGGGAGGGCGCGAAGGAGCACCTCCCGGCGCTCACCGGCCTCGCGCTTTCATTGCTCTCGCTTCTTCTCTTCGGCCCGGCGAATTTCCTCATCCCGGCGCTGCTGCTGATCGCCGCCGCGCTCTCCGCCGAGAGGCGGCTCATCGAGAGGAGGGCGCACGATGCCGGCTGA
- the cas12a gene encoding type V CRISPR-associated protein Cas12a/Cpf1, translated as MANSLKDFTNIYQLSKTLRFELKPIGKTEEHINRKLIIMHDEKRGEDYKSVTKLIDDYHRKFIHETLDPAHFDWNPLAEALIQSGSKNNKALPAEQKEMREKIISMFTSQAVYKKLFKKELFSELLPEMIKSELVSDLEKQAQLDAVKSFDKFSTYFTGFHENRKNIYSKKDTSTSIAFRIVHQNFPKFLANVRAYTLIKERAPEVIDKAQKELSGILGGKTLDDIFSIESFNNVLTQDKIDYYNQIIGGVSGKAGDKKLRGVNEFSNLYRQQHPEVASLRIKMVPLYKQILSDRTTLSFVPEALKDDEQAINAVDGLRSELERNDIFNRIKRLFGKNNLYSLDKIWIKNSSISAFSNELFKNWSFIEDALKEFKENEFNGARSAGKKAEKWLKSKYFSFADIDAAVKSYSEQVSADISSAPSASYFAKFTNLIETAAENGRKFSYFAAESKAFRGDDGKTEIIKAYLDSLNDILHCLKPFETEDISDIDTEFYSAFAEIYDSVKDVIPVYNAVRNYTTQKPFSTEKFKLNFENPALAKGWDKNKEQNNTAIILMKDGKYYLGVIDKNNKLRADDLADDGSAYGYMKMNYKFIPTPHMELPKVFLPKRAPKRYNPSREILLIKENKTFIKDKNFNRTDCHKLIDFFKDSINKHKDWRTFGFDFSDTDSYEDISDFYMEVQDQGYKLTFTRLSAEKIDKWVEEGRLFLFQIYNKDFADGAQGSPNLHTLYWKAIFSEENLKDVVLKLNGEAELFFRRKSIDKPAVHAKGSMKVNRRDIDGNPIDEGTYVEICGYANGKRDMASLNAGARGLIESGLVRITEVKHELVKDKRYTIDKYFFHVPFTINFKAQGQGNINSDVNLFLRNNKDVNIIGIDRGERNLVYVSLIDRDGHIKLQKDFNIIGGMDYHAKLNQKEKERDTARKSWKTIGTIKELKEGYLSQVVHEIVRLAVDNNAVIVMEDLNIGFKRGRFKVEKQVYQKFEKMLIDKLNYLVFKDAGYDAPCGILKGLQLTEKFESFTKLGKQCGIIFYIPAGYTSKIDPTTGFVNLFNINDVSSKEKQKDFIGKLDSIRFDAKRDMFTFEFDYDKFRTYQTSYRKKWAVWTNGKRIVREKDKDGKFRMNDRLLTEDMKNILNKYALAYKAGEDILPDVISRDKSLASEIFYVFKNTLQMRNSKRDTGEDFIISPVLNAKGRFFDSRKTDAALPIDADANGAYHIALKGSLVLDAIDEKLKEDGRIDYKDMAVSNPKWFEFMQTRKFDF; from the coding sequence ATGGCGAATAGTCTCAAGGATTTCACAAACATTTACCAGCTCAGCAAAACGTTGAGATTCGAACTGAAGCCTATAGGAAAGACGGAAGAACATATAAACCGGAAACTTATCATAATGCACGATGAAAAACGCGGTGAAGATTATAAAAGCGTAACGAAACTCATCGACGATTACCACAGGAAATTTATACATGAGACGCTCGACCCCGCTCATTTTGACTGGAATCCTTTGGCGGAGGCACTCATTCAGAGCGGTAGCAAAAACAACAAGGCTTTGCCGGCAGAACAAAAAGAGATGCGCGAAAAAATTATAAGTATGTTTACGTCTCAGGCGGTTTATAAGAAGCTGTTTAAAAAAGAGCTTTTCTCCGAACTGCTTCCGGAAATGATAAAGTCCGAGCTTGTCTCCGACTTGGAAAAACAGGCGCAGCTTGACGCGGTTAAGTCTTTTGATAAATTTTCTACGTACTTTACAGGATTCCATGAAAACCGGAAAAACATTTATTCAAAGAAAGATACCAGCACATCTATCGCATTCCGTATCGTACATCAGAACTTTCCAAAGTTCCTGGCGAACGTCCGTGCGTACACTTTAATTAAAGAAAGGGCGCCGGAGGTCATAGACAAAGCGCAGAAAGAGCTCTCCGGGATATTAGGCGGCAAAACGCTTGATGACATATTCAGCATTGAGAGTTTCAACAATGTCCTGACTCAGGACAAGATCGATTACTACAACCAGATAATCGGCGGCGTATCAGGCAAGGCCGGAGACAAAAAGCTCCGCGGCGTTAACGAGTTCTCAAACCTTTACAGACAGCAGCATCCAGAAGTGGCAAGTCTGCGGATTAAGATGGTTCCGCTGTACAAACAGATCCTCAGCGACAGAACTACGCTCTCATTCGTGCCGGAGGCGCTGAAAGACGACGAACAGGCGATCAATGCCGTGGACGGCCTTCGTTCGGAGCTCGAACGCAACGATATCTTTAACAGAATAAAAAGGCTCTTCGGCAAAAATAATTTATATTCTTTAGACAAAATCTGGATAAAAAACAGCTCTATTTCCGCGTTCTCCAATGAGCTGTTCAAAAACTGGAGCTTTATTGAAGACGCGCTGAAAGAATTTAAAGAAAATGAATTTAACGGCGCAAGAAGCGCGGGCAAGAAGGCAGAGAAATGGCTCAAGTCAAAATACTTCTCATTTGCTGATATAGACGCTGCTGTCAAATCCTACAGCGAACAGGTTTCCGCCGATATATCTTCAGCTCCTTCAGCCAGTTACTTTGCTAAGTTCACAAACCTAATCGAGACGGCGGCTGAAAATGGGCGAAAATTCAGCTACTTCGCCGCGGAAAGCAAGGCTTTTCGCGGGGACGACGGCAAAACGGAAATCATAAAGGCTTACCTGGACAGCCTGAACGACATCCTTCACTGCCTGAAGCCGTTTGAGACAGAGGACATCTCTGATATCGATACTGAATTCTACTCGGCCTTTGCCGAGATATATGACAGCGTAAAGGATGTGATCCCCGTCTATAACGCGGTCAGAAATTACACAACGCAAAAACCATTCAGTACTGAGAAGTTCAAGCTGAACTTTGAAAACCCGGCTCTTGCCAAAGGATGGGACAAGAATAAAGAACAGAACAACACGGCTATAATTTTGATGAAAGACGGAAAATATTACCTTGGCGTGATTGACAAAAACAATAAGCTCAGAGCGGACGATCTGGCCGATGACGGCAGTGCCTACGGCTATATGAAAATGAATTATAAATTTATTCCAACTCCTCATATGGAGTTGCCAAAAGTCTTTCTCCCGAAAAGAGCTCCTAAGCGCTACAACCCATCGCGTGAGATTCTTCTGATAAAAGAAAATAAGACATTTATAAAAGACAAAAACTTTAACAGAACAGATTGTCACAAGCTGATTGACTTTTTTAAAGACTCCATAAATAAACACAAAGACTGGAGGACGTTTGGCTTTGATTTTTCCGATACCGATTCATATGAAGACATCAGCGATTTTTACATGGAAGTTCAGGATCAGGGCTATAAGCTCACCTTCACGCGTCTTTCAGCGGAGAAAATCGATAAGTGGGTAGAGGAAGGCAGACTCTTCCTATTCCAGATATACAACAAAGATTTTGCGGACGGCGCGCAGGGAAGCCCGAATCTGCACACGCTCTACTGGAAAGCTATATTCTCGGAAGAGAATCTAAAGGACGTGGTGTTGAAGCTCAACGGAGAAGCCGAGCTCTTCTTCCGCAGAAAGAGCATCGATAAGCCTGCTGTGCATGCGAAAGGTTCGATGAAGGTCAACAGGCGCGATATCGACGGCAATCCTATCGACGAGGGTACGTATGTCGAAATATGCGGCTATGCCAACGGCAAAAGGGATATGGCTTCTTTGAACGCCGGCGCGCGCGGGCTCATAGAGAGCGGCCTCGTACGCATAACAGAAGTAAAGCATGAGCTTGTCAAAGACAAGCGCTACACTATAGACAAATATTTCTTCCACGTTCCCTTCACCATAAATTTTAAGGCACAGGGGCAGGGCAATATCAACAGCGATGTCAACCTCTTCCTCAGGAATAACAAAGACGTGAATATAATCGGCATCGACCGCGGCGAGCGCAATCTCGTCTATGTCTCCCTTATCGACAGGGATGGGCACATAAAGTTACAGAAGGACTTCAACATTATCGGCGGAATGGACTATCACGCGAAGCTTAACCAGAAGGAAAAGGAGCGCGACACCGCCCGCAAAAGCTGGAAAACAATAGGTACGATAAAAGAGCTAAAAGAAGGCTACCTCTCTCAGGTCGTGCATGAGATAGTCAGGCTGGCGGTCGACAACAACGCCGTGATTGTCATGGAAGACCTTAATATAGGCTTCAAGCGCGGCCGCTTCAAGGTCGAAAAGCAGGTTTATCAAAAATTTGAAAAGATGCTTATAGATAAGCTGAACTATCTCGTTTTCAAAGACGCCGGGTATGACGCCCCGTGCGGAATACTGAAAGGCCTGCAGCTTACTGAAAAGTTCGAAAGTTTTACGAAGTTGGGAAAGCAGTGCGGAATAATTTTTTACATACCCGCCGGCTACACCTCAAAGATCGACCCGACTACGGGGTTTGTAAATCTATTCAACATAAACGACGTCTCTTCAAAAGAAAAACAGAAGGATTTTATCGGAAAGCTTGACAGCATACGCTTTGACGCCAAAAGGGATATGTTCACTTTTGAATTCGACTACGATAAATTCAGGACATATCAGACCTCATACCGTAAAAAATGGGCGGTGTGGACGAACGGCAAAAGAATCGTAAGAGAAAAAGACAAAGACGGAAAGTTCCGCATGAATGATAGATTATTGACAGAAGATATGAAAAATATTCTCAACAAGTATGCTCTCGCTTACAAGGCCGGAGAGGACATCCTCCCTGATGTGATTAGCAGAGATAAAAGCCTTGCGTCGGAAATCTTTTACGTTTTCAAAAACACTCTGCAGATGAGGAACAGCAAAAGAGATACCGGCGAAGACTTCATAATATCGCCCGTACTTAACGCCAAAGGCCGCTTTTTCGACAGCAGAAAAACAGATGCCGCGCTTCCGATCGACGCGGACGCAAACGGTGCGTATCATATCGCGCTCAAAGGCTCACTTGTTCTCGACGCCATAGACGAAAAGCTGAAAGAGGACGGAAGAATAGATTATAAGGATATGGCGGTCTCCAACCCGAAATGGTTTGAATTTATGCAGACGAGAAAATTTGACTTTTAA
- the modA gene encoding molybdate ABC transporter substrate-binding protein has protein sequence MKKFLTALLVLILCRGAAIAAPLSVTTGAGYMKMVRELALVYRGGGKEITEVYGGNLGQMLAQISAGNGVNVVISDRGTLKSIKTDVKFSQTQPLGATALVLAWRKGVEISSPNDLVSDGVKSVAYPDPKAAIYGRAASKYLENTGLGKKIAPKVSQLSTVPQVFSYLVSGEMDAGFVNRVVVRAGGDKIGGSLEIPSGYPPIVMIAAVVAGEEKNEAVADFIGFLGSAKAKAIMDKHGVR, from the coding sequence ATGAAAAAGTTTTTGACGGCGCTTCTCGTTCTTATCCTCTGCCGCGGCGCGGCGATCGCGGCGCCGCTTTCGGTCACGACTGGAGCCGGCTATATGAAGATGGTGAGGGAGCTCGCCCTTGTTTACAGGGGCGGCGGGAAGGAGATAACCGAGGTATACGGCGGCAACCTCGGGCAGATGCTCGCGCAGATCTCGGCCGGGAACGGCGTCAACGTGGTGATCAGCGACAGGGGCACGCTGAAAAGCATCAAGACGGATGTGAAATTCTCGCAGACGCAGCCTCTCGGCGCGACGGCTCTCGTCCTCGCCTGGCGCAAAGGCGTCGAAATATCGTCGCCGAACGACCTCGTCTCCGACGGCGTGAAGTCTGTAGCCTACCCCGACCCGAAGGCCGCAATCTACGGGCGTGCGGCGTCGAAGTACCTTGAAAACACGGGGTTGGGCAAAAAGATAGCGCCGAAGGTCAGCCAGCTCTCGACGGTGCCGCAGGTCTTTTCCTACCTCGTCTCAGGCGAAATGGACGCCGGCTTCGTGAACCGCGTCGTCGTGCGCGCCGGCGGCGACAAAATAGGAGGCTCGCTCGAAATCCCCTCCGGCTACCCGCCGATCGTGATGATCGCGGCGGTGGTCGCCGGCGAAGAGAAGAACGAAGCCGTCGCCGACTTCATAGGCTTCTTAGGGAGCGCGAAGGCCAAGGCAATAATGGACAAGCACGGGGTGCGCTGA
- the cas1 gene encoding type V CRISPR-associated endonuclease Cas1, producing the protein MINVNEFEKKQILFIFLNFGESLSFANDNIIVKDRDGEIRHQSTCYRIFALFLIGNFTMTSGILQRSHKFGFPIILMTYTMRPYDVIGNRMEGNVILHRKQYSYTGLELAKHFVENKLVNQRSALARQRNKTDEIKEAIEQIEKHTAEVRTYEGELPGLIGLEGSAARIYFKNHFNNVEWKGRKPRIKSDYVNSTLDIGYTILFGIVESLLKLYGFDLYQGVLHRQFYMRKSLVCDLVEPLRPLIDIQIKKSINLGQCKAEDFQVIDGRNVLSWDKNKDYIYFLMKPILEHKREIFLYIQGYYRKFMKGSQAEDFPYFNIDRDEGE; encoded by the coding sequence ATGATAAACGTCAACGAATTCGAAAAAAAGCAGATACTGTTCATATTTTTGAATTTCGGGGAAAGCCTTTCCTTTGCCAACGACAATATAATCGTAAAAGACAGGGACGGTGAAATCAGACACCAGTCGACCTGCTACAGAATCTTTGCCTTGTTCCTCATAGGTAACTTCACGATGACAAGCGGGATACTGCAGCGTTCGCATAAATTCGGCTTTCCTATCATCCTTATGACGTATACGATGCGGCCGTACGACGTTATCGGAAACAGGATGGAAGGAAATGTAATACTCCACAGGAAGCAATATTCATATACAGGACTTGAGCTTGCGAAACACTTTGTGGAAAATAAACTAGTGAATCAGCGCTCAGCTCTCGCGCGGCAGAGGAACAAAACCGATGAGATAAAAGAAGCGATCGAACAAATTGAAAAACACACAGCTGAAGTTAGAACATACGAAGGTGAACTGCCTGGGCTTATCGGTCTTGAAGGCTCAGCCGCACGAATCTATTTCAAAAACCACTTCAATAACGTTGAATGGAAGGGGAGAAAACCTCGCATAAAAAGTGATTACGTGAACAGCACGCTGGATATAGGCTACACAATTTTATTCGGCATTGTGGAATCTCTTTTAAAGCTTTATGGCTTTGACCTCTATCAGGGGGTGCTTCACCGCCAGTTTTACATGAGAAAATCGCTTGTATGCGATTTGGTGGAGCCGCTGCGTCCGCTGATCGACATTCAGATAAAAAAATCAATAAACCTTGGACAGTGCAAAGCTGAAGATTTTCAGGTTATTGACGGCCGCAATGTTTTGTCATGGGATAAAAATAAAGACTACATCTATTTTCTGATGAAACCAATACTTGAGCATAAAAGAGAAATATTCCTCTACATACAGGGTTATTACAGAAAATTTATGAAAGGATCACAAGCGGAAGACTTTCCTTACTTTAACATAGATAGGGATGAAGGAGAATGA